GGTCCTGTTGGCCGCCGCCGCCGCTACATTGGCTTTAGACATTATCAGGCTGCGCCATCAGTTCATCAAGATAATATTCATCGACATCTTCGGCCCCCTGCTGCGCCGGCACGAGATCGACGCCCTGACCGGGGCCACTTATTTGATGATGTCCTCGCTGGCCTGCGTCCTGCTGTTCCAGCCCTTCGTGGCCATGGCCTCGATTTCTTTCCTGGTGATCGGCGATGCCCTGGCCGCCATGGTGGGCCGCAACCTGGGACGGACCAAGTTTTTTTTGAAATCCTTTGAGGGCACGGCCGCCGGTTTCGCCGGATGCCTGCTGATCGGAACTGCTTTGATGTTCCTGCCCTATTCCGATCTGAGCCTGTCCCGGATGGTGATCGGAGCAGCCGTGGCCATGATCGTCGAGTTGCTGCCCATCCCGCTGGATGACAATATCCGGGTGCCCCTGGCAGCCGGCACTGTGATGCAGTGGATAGTTCCTTGAAATATTTTAATAATTAAAATATGTGTACAGTCTGCACCTTAATATTTTTAATTTTAATCGCATCGTTTCTCTTCGTTTTCGTGGATTGCCATACTAAAAACAAAGCGGGCCCTACCTGCGTTTGTTTGCTGGCCTGTTGCCATAATTCGGCCCCAGCCAGCAGTTATGCCTTTACCCCGCCCCATATTTTCATTGTCTTAAATATTGCCGATGTTCTGAATACCTTTCAAATATACAGGCTGGAAATAGAACACCCTCCAGGGCGGAGCCCCTCTTAAAATGGACTACGAGATCTCTCCCTCTCGCGCCTGCGACTTTTTTTACTCCAGCCTAATCTATATATTTTATTTCTGGATTCCTGCACCAGCAGATCTAAGGCCTGCCCCCGCCATGACATTTGACATTTTCCTTTAGCATAACCAAAAAAACAAATAAACCCACCACAACCCAAATTTAGGAGGCCCCATGTCCCTGAAAAAACTTTTAACCGCAGTCCTGGCCTTGTCGCTACTGCTGATGTCTTCTTTGGCCCTGGCCGCCGAAAAGAAAAAAGCCGCCAACCCCGAAGAACTGATGTATCAGATAGCCCAGTTGAATCTGAATTACCAGCAATACGCCGAAGCCATCGCCGCCTTCACCGATCTTCTGGATATCTATCCCAAATCAAAACAAGTCAAGGATTACGCTTATTACTTAGGGCTGGCTTACGAACACTCCGGCGATTATCAGAAGGCCGCCGCGGCATATGAGAAGGTGGTCACCCTGTACAAAGACAAGCCCGGCCAGTTGGCCTTGGCCGACAGCCTGGCCCTGGAAGCCGTGGGCCGCTGTTTCAACAAGAACTTCAAGGAATATTCGGTGATCATCAACGGCCAGCCCATCACCAAGCTGGAGTTTGACGCCAAGTTGGAGAAGGTTCCCGCCCAGTACCGGGCCCAGTTTGAAAACGAGGCCGGCAAAAAGCAGTTTATGGAAAGACTGGTCCAGAAAAAGCTTTTATACGACGAGGCTGTCAGGACCGGAATAGCCAACGACCCGGCCATTAACCAGCAGTTGGATGATAACCGTTACGACATCATGATCCGCGGCCTGTACAATAAGGAAGTAACCCTAAAATCACAGCCCGCCGAGGAAGAGGTCAAAAAGAACTACCAGGCCAATAAGAATAATTATAAGATAGCGGAACAGGTCAAGGCCCGCAACATCATATTAAACACCAGGGCCGAGGCCGAAAATGTGCTGAAACTGGCCAAAATGAAAAAATCATTTTTTGACAGCCTGGCCATGAAATTCTCGGTATCCGACAATTCCCATCGGGGCGGCGACATGGGCCAGCTGAACCGGGGCGACAATCCCGATCTGGACCAGGCGCTTTTCGTCAAAACGCCCAAGGGCAAGATATTATCGATTACCCCCATCTCCCCAAAATACGCGGTGGTCAAACGAATTAAAAAAGACAAATCCAAGCTGCACCTGCGCTGGATGGTGTTCAACACCGAGGCCGAAGCGAAAAAAGCAGTGGCCGAGCTTAAGGCCAATCCTGATCAGTTTGACAGCCTGGCCGGCAAGCTTTCGGTTGACGCCGCCACCAAGGACAAAGCCGGA
The sequence above is drawn from the candidate division TA06 bacterium genome and encodes:
- a CDS encoding peptidylprolyl isomerase, whose product is MSLKKLLTAVLALSLLLMSSLALAAEKKKAANPEELMYQIAQLNLNYQQYAEAIAAFTDLLDIYPKSKQVKDYAYYLGLAYEHSGDYQKAAAAYEKVVTLYKDKPGQLALADSLALEAVGRCFNKNFKEYSVIINGQPITKLEFDAKLEKVPAQYRAQFENEAGKKQFMERLVQKKLLYDEAVRTGIANDPAINQQLDDNRYDIMIRGLYNKEVTLKSQPAEEEVKKNYQANKNNYKIAEQVKARNIILNTRAEAENVLKLAKMKKSFFDSLAMKFSVSDNSHRGGDMGQLNRGDNPDLDQALFVKTPKGKILSITPISPKYAVVKRIKKDKSKLHLRWMVFNTEAEAKKAVAELKANPDQFDSLAGKLSVDAATKDKAGDLGLVDKSQVDSKIFAAAGKLKDGAYTQAPVKYFTQYAIYKIEEKTPAGFKTFDQVKGQISGQLQRDRQKANFDNLLNRLKAEAAITYPEETPAAPAQPEQKEDGKK